The following proteins come from a genomic window of Plutella xylostella chromosome 22, ilPluXylo3.1, whole genome shotgun sequence:
- the LOC119694916 gene encoding cuticle protein 7 isoform X2 codes for MFSKIVVASCVLALAAGGLLPEPHYSAASAVSSQSIVRHDQQHQYQHAIAAPVAKIAVAAAPVAYHAAPAHYSSAAAVSSQNIVRHDQPQAHHLVHAAPAHYAAAPVAYHSAPAHYAQHEEIAHPKYEYSYSVADSHTGDNKSQHESRDGDAVHGEYSLVEADGSVRTVHYSADAHSGFNAVVSHSAPAHHAAPAHHAAPAHYLHH; via the exons ATGTTCTCCAAA ATAGTGGTGGCGAGCTGCGTgctggcgctggcggcggGCGGGCTGCTGCCCGAGCCGCACTACTCCGCCGCCTCCGCCGTCTCCTCGCAGAGCATCGTGCGTCACGACCAGCAACACCAGTACCAGCACGCCATCGCCGCGCCCGTCGCCAAGatcgccgtcgccgccgcgcccgtgGCCTACCACGCCGCCCCCGCACACTACTCGTCCGCCGCGGCCGTCTCCTCGCAGAACATCGTGCGTCACGACCAGCCCCAAGCCCACCACCTCGTCCACGCCGCCCCCGCTCACTACGCAGCCGCCCCCGTAGCCTACCACTCCGCCCCCGCTCACTACGCCCAGCACGAGGAGATCGCGCACCCCAAGTACGAGTACTCTTACTCCGTGGCCGACTCCCACACCGGCGACAACAAGTCGCAGCACGAGAGCCGCGACGGTGACGCCGTGCACGGCGAGTACTCTCTGGTCGAAGCCGACGGCTCCGTGCGCACCGTGCACTACTCCGCCGACGCCCACAGCGGCTTCAACGCGGTCGTGAGCCACTCCGCGCCCGCCCAccacgccgcgcccgcccaccACGCTGCGCCCGCCCACTACCTCCACCACTAG